Proteins encoded by one window of Pseudonocardia sp. HH130629-09:
- a CDS encoding LysR family transcriptional regulator, which translates to MLDPVQLRSFAAVARARSFTRAAARLGVGQSTVSQHVRRLEATVGRPLLERDTHSVSLTVDGEAMLEFAATILDAGDRAVAHFRASRVHGRVRFGVSEDLVLTRLPAVLADFRRRHPEVDLELTVGLAGDLERRLAAGELDLMFAKRLPGPDDGRLVVRRDRFVWVGAPGLPLGPGDPVPVVAYPPPSLSRTAAVGALEAAGRPWRMACTSGSLSGLRAAALAGLGVLAHAATLVPDGLEVVAENAGLPDLGPVDVVLAHGRRRSGPAEALVRSIRSADLRPESWTPPIGG; encoded by the coding sequence GTGCTCGACCCCGTGCAGCTACGGTCCTTCGCCGCCGTCGCGCGCGCCCGCAGCTTCACCCGGGCCGCCGCGCGCCTCGGCGTCGGCCAGTCCACCGTGAGCCAGCACGTGCGACGCCTGGAGGCGACGGTCGGGCGCCCGCTGCTCGAACGCGACACCCACTCGGTGTCGCTCACCGTCGACGGCGAGGCGATGCTGGAGTTCGCCGCCACCATCCTCGACGCGGGTGACCGGGCGGTGGCGCACTTCCGGGCCTCGCGGGTGCACGGCCGGGTGCGATTCGGGGTGTCGGAGGACCTGGTCCTGACCCGGCTGCCCGCGGTGCTGGCGGACTTCCGCCGTCGCCATCCCGAGGTCGACCTGGAGCTGACCGTGGGCCTCGCCGGCGATCTCGAACGCCGCCTCGCCGCCGGGGAGCTGGACCTCATGTTCGCCAAGCGCCTGCCCGGCCCCGACGACGGCAGGCTGGTCGTGCGCCGCGACCGGTTCGTCTGGGTGGGGGCGCCCGGGCTGCCGCTCGGCCCCGGCGACCCTGTGCCGGTCGTCGCCTATCCCCCGCCGAGCCTCTCGCGCACCGCCGCCGTCGGGGCCCTGGAGGCCGCGGGGCGGCCGTGGCGGATGGCCTGCACCAGCGGCAGCCTGTCCGGGCTGCGGGCCGCCGCGCTCGCCGGGCTGGGGGTGCTCGCGCACGCCGCGACGCTGGTCCCCGACGGCCTGGAGGTCGTCGCCGAGAACGCCGGGCTGCCCGACCTGGGTCCGGTCGACGTGGTGCTGGCGCACGGACGACGCCGCAGCGGCCCGGCCGAGGCGCTGGTCCGCAGCATCCGCTCGGCCGACCTCCGTCCGGAGTCCTGGACTCCCCCGATCGGCGGCTAG
- a CDS encoding NAD(P)H-binding protein: MRIVVTTPTGTVGSRVLRLLVQAGVRPVALLRDPARLPPDLAGLVEPVVADQTDADAVVGTTLGADRLYWVNPPGPPGTDPLAHHAACAAAVAEAVRRNGIGATVVQSSGGAELRRGVGDIDGLAATEQALDATGAPVLHLRCGYFMSNLLHAADELAGGTLSTPWPPDHPLPWVAPGDIAAVAAARLLGPAWSGRLVQAVHGPADLAFHDAAAVLTEVLGHPVRAVPLGSRAFREILAGAGMTPAEVDAVAGMAEGLAAPGYVPEQRRDAVSTTPTTLRSWAAEHLRAPEPA, translated from the coding sequence ATGCGCATCGTCGTGACGACACCGACCGGCACTGTCGGCTCCCGGGTGCTGCGCCTGCTCGTGCAGGCCGGGGTCCGGCCGGTGGCCCTGCTCCGCGACCCGGCACGACTGCCACCCGACCTGGCCGGTCTGGTCGAGCCGGTGGTCGCGGACCAGACCGACGCCGACGCCGTCGTCGGCACCACCCTGGGCGCGGACCGGCTGTACTGGGTGAACCCGCCGGGCCCACCCGGCACCGACCCGCTCGCCCACCACGCGGCTTGCGCGGCCGCCGTCGCGGAGGCGGTGCGCCGCAACGGGATCGGCGCGACGGTGGTCCAGAGCAGCGGCGGGGCGGAACTGCGTCGCGGGGTGGGGGACATCGACGGCCTCGCCGCGACCGAGCAGGCCCTCGACGCGACCGGTGCGCCGGTGCTGCACCTGCGGTGCGGCTACTTCATGTCGAACCTGCTGCACGCGGCCGACGAGCTCGCCGGCGGGACCCTGTCGACGCCGTGGCCGCCGGACCATCCGCTGCCGTGGGTGGCGCCCGGTGACATCGCCGCCGTCGCCGCGGCGCGGCTGCTCGGGCCGGCGTGGTCGGGGCGGCTGGTCCAGGCGGTGCACGGGCCGGCGGACCTGGCGTTCCACGACGCCGCGGCGGTGCTCACCGAGGTCCTCGGTCACCCGGTCCGTGCGGTGCCTCTCGGGAGCCGGGCGTTCCGGGAGATCCTGGCCGGGGCCGGGATGACCCCGGCCGAGGTCGACGCGGTCGCCGGGATGGCGGAGGGGCTCGCCGCCCCCGGGTACGTGCCCGAGCAGCGCCGCGACGCGGTCTCGACGACCCCGACGACCCTGCGGAGCTGGGCCGCCGAACACCTGCGCGCCCCGGAACCCGCCTGA
- the mshC gene encoding cysteine--1-D-myo-inosityl 2-amino-2-deoxy-alpha-D-glucopyranoside ligase, with product METWAPTDVPALEGSGPPLRLHDTATGRVRPTAPGPVATMYVCGITPYDATHLGHAATYLTFDLVNRYWRDLGHDVHYVQNVTDIDEPLLERAERDQDDWIVLGLRETALFREDMKALRVLPPREFVGAVEAIPEIAELVEKLVASGAAYRIDDPEYPDVYHDVSATGHFGYESNYDLDTMLTFSAERGGDPDRPGKRNRLDPLLWRTARPGEPAWDSGLGRGRPGWHVECAAISLNRLGPQIDLNGGGSDLIFPHHECGALHAESLTGEHPFARHYVHTGMIGLDGEKMSKSKGNLVFVSKLRNARVDPNVIRVALLDGHYRTDRAWTDEVHATGDRRVARWREAVGLDAGPDATELVAKVRTHLADDLDTPGALAAVDAWAEEALTRRGTDTAAPQQVRTALDALLGVQL from the coding sequence ATGGAGACCTGGGCCCCGACCGACGTCCCGGCACTGGAGGGCAGCGGCCCGCCGCTGCGCCTGCACGACACCGCCACCGGCCGGGTCCGGCCCACGGCGCCCGGCCCGGTCGCGACGATGTACGTCTGCGGGATCACCCCGTACGACGCGACCCACCTCGGCCACGCCGCCACCTACCTGACGTTCGACCTGGTCAACCGCTACTGGCGCGACCTCGGACACGACGTGCACTACGTCCAGAACGTCACCGACATCGACGAGCCGCTGCTGGAGCGCGCCGAGCGCGACCAGGACGACTGGATCGTGCTGGGCCTGCGCGAGACCGCCCTGTTCCGCGAGGACATGAAGGCCCTGCGGGTGCTGCCGCCGCGGGAGTTCGTCGGCGCGGTCGAGGCGATCCCCGAGATCGCCGAGCTGGTCGAGAAGCTCGTCGCCTCCGGCGCGGCCTACCGGATCGACGACCCGGAGTACCCCGACGTCTACCACGACGTGTCCGCGACCGGGCACTTCGGCTACGAGTCGAACTACGACCTCGACACCATGCTGACCTTCTCCGCCGAGCGCGGCGGTGACCCGGACCGGCCGGGCAAGCGCAACCGGCTCGACCCGCTGCTGTGGCGCACCGCGCGCCCCGGTGAGCCGGCCTGGGACTCGGGTCTCGGGCGCGGTCGTCCGGGCTGGCACGTGGAGTGCGCCGCGATCTCGCTGAACCGGCTCGGCCCGCAGATCGACCTCAACGGCGGCGGCTCGGACCTGATCTTCCCGCACCACGAGTGCGGTGCCCTGCACGCCGAGTCGCTCACCGGTGAGCACCCGTTCGCCCGGCACTACGTGCACACCGGCATGATCGGTCTCGACGGCGAGAAGATGTCGAAGTCCAAGGGCAACCTGGTCTTCGTCTCCAAGCTGCGCAACGCCCGCGTCGACCCGAACGTCATCCGGGTCGCCCTGCTCGACGGGCACTACCGCACCGACCGGGCCTGGACCGACGAGGTGCACGCGACAGGCGACCGGCGGGTGGCCCGCTGGCGCGAGGCCGTGGGCCTCGACGCCGGACCGGACGCGACCGAGCTGGTCGCCAAGGTGCGGACCCACCTCGCAGACGACCTCGACACCCCCGGCGCGCTCGCCGCCGTCGACGCCTGGGCCGAGGAGGCGCTGACCCGCCGCGGCACCGACACCGCGGCCCCGCAGCAGGTGCGCACCGCGCTGGACGCGCTGCTCGGGGTGCAGCTGTAG
- a CDS encoding vWA domain-containing protein produces the protein MADPRRRRRRYAYGPYAGGPDPLAPPYDIRAAMDQIGRDVMEGSSPRQALQELLRRGLDGRRGLDDLTRRVWERRRDLQRDNRIDGTLQEVRELLARALDAERESLGSEDSDDARFREMQLDALPTDTGGAVRELGEYDWRSSDAREAYEEIRDLLGREMLDQRFQGMKQAMQNATPSDVQRINAMLDDLNDLLDRHARGEDTTERFAEFMGKHGEHFPENPQNTEELVDALAARAAAAQRMMNSMSAEQRAELAELAQQAFGDPRLAQSLARLDAQLQGLRPGEDWSGRGNFRGENPMGMGEATRALEELGQLDALAEQLAQSYPGARMEDIDLDALTEMLGPEAAADARTLAELERELQRQDLFRRAPDGSLLLSPKALRTLGQSVLRDVADRISGRSGQRDTRRAGAAGDATGATRPWAFGDTQAWSVPRTLLNAQLRRAGGDDRALDVSDVEIVETEQRTRAAVTLLVDTSWSMVAEGRWVPMKRTALALHQLISTRFRGDDLSLITFGRHAQTVELGELIGLEGVYMQGTNLHHALLLARERLARQPDATPVVLVVTDGEPTAHLERDGEAFFDYPPSPYTLRATVDGLDKLIGMDAAFTFFVLGDDPGLLSFVNRLARRAGGRVVQPDLDGLGAEVVSDYLRRRTG, from the coding sequence ATGGCTGATCCCAGGCGTCGCCGCCGCCGTTACGCCTACGGCCCCTACGCCGGCGGGCCCGACCCGCTGGCGCCGCCGTACGACATCCGCGCGGCGATGGACCAGATCGGCCGCGACGTCATGGAGGGCTCCTCGCCGCGCCAGGCGCTGCAGGAGCTGCTCCGCCGCGGTCTCGACGGGCGACGCGGCCTCGACGACCTCACCCGCCGGGTGTGGGAGCGGCGCCGCGACCTGCAGCGCGACAACCGGATCGACGGGACGCTGCAGGAGGTCCGCGAGCTCCTGGCGCGGGCGCTGGACGCCGAGCGCGAGTCGCTGGGCAGCGAGGACTCCGACGACGCGCGGTTCCGCGAGATGCAGCTCGACGCGCTGCCCACCGACACCGGCGGCGCGGTGCGCGAGCTGGGTGAGTACGACTGGCGCTCCTCCGACGCCCGCGAGGCCTATGAGGAGATCCGGGACCTGCTCGGCCGGGAGATGCTCGACCAGCGCTTCCAGGGCATGAAGCAGGCGATGCAGAACGCCACCCCCTCCGACGTCCAGCGGATCAACGCCATGCTCGACGACCTCAACGATCTGCTCGACCGGCACGCCCGCGGCGAGGACACCACCGAGCGGTTCGCCGAGTTCATGGGCAAGCACGGCGAGCACTTCCCGGAGAACCCGCAGAACACCGAGGAGCTGGTCGACGCGCTCGCCGCCCGGGCCGCCGCGGCCCAGCGGATGATGAACTCGATGTCGGCCGAGCAGCGCGCCGAGCTGGCCGAGCTGGCCCAGCAGGCGTTCGGCGACCCGCGGCTGGCGCAGTCGCTGGCCCGGCTCGACGCGCAGCTGCAGGGCCTGCGCCCGGGCGAGGACTGGTCGGGGAGGGGGAACTTCCGCGGCGAGAACCCGATGGGCATGGGCGAGGCGACCCGCGCCCTGGAGGAGCTGGGGCAGCTCGACGCGCTGGCCGAACAGCTGGCGCAGAGCTACCCCGGTGCGCGGATGGAGGACATCGACCTCGACGCGCTCACCGAGATGCTCGGCCCGGAGGCCGCCGCCGACGCCCGCACCCTGGCCGAGCTGGAACGCGAGCTGCAGCGCCAGGACCTGTTCCGGCGCGCACCCGACGGCTCGCTGCTGCTCTCCCCGAAGGCGCTGCGCACGCTCGGGCAGTCGGTGCTGCGCGACGTCGCCGACCGGATCTCCGGGCGGTCGGGGCAGCGCGACACCCGGCGTGCCGGAGCGGCGGGAGACGCGACCGGGGCGACCCGGCCGTGGGCCTTCGGCGACACCCAGGCCTGGTCGGTGCCCCGGACCCTGCTCAACGCCCAGCTGCGCCGCGCCGGTGGCGACGACCGGGCACTCGACGTGTCCGACGTCGAGATCGTCGAGACCGAGCAGCGCACCCGGGCTGCGGTCACGCTGCTGGTCGACACGTCGTGGTCGATGGTCGCCGAGGGCCGGTGGGTGCCGATGAAGCGCACCGCGCTGGCCCTGCACCAGCTCATCTCCACCCGCTTCCGCGGCGACGACCTCTCGCTGATCACGTTCGGCCGGCACGCGCAGACCGTCGAGCTGGGCGAGCTGATCGGGCTGGAGGGCGTGTACATGCAGGGCACCAACCTGCACCACGCCCTGCTCCTGGCCCGCGAACGGCTGGCCCGCCAGCCCGACGCGACGCCGGTGGTCCTGGTGGTGACCGACGGCGAGCCGACGGCGCACCTGGAGCGCGACGGCGAGGCGTTCTTCGACTACCCGCCCAGCCCGTACACACTGCGGGCGACCGTGGACGGGCTGGACAAGCTGATCGGAATGGACGCGGCGTTCACCTTCTTCGTGCTCGGCGACGACCCGGGGCTGCTGTCGTTCGTGAACCGGCTCGCCCGCCGGGCCGGCGGACGGGTGGTGCAGCCCGACCTCGACGGTCTCGGCGCCGAGGTGGTCTCGGACTACCTGCGCCGCCGCACCGGCTGA
- a CDS encoding sigma 54-interacting transcriptional regulator — protein MPVTPDLPRTVAALRASGHVQRPVKHEIRDNLLAALREGRDPWPGIVGFDDTVVPQLERALIAGHDLVLLGERGQGKTRLLRSLAGLLDEWTPVIEGSEIGEHPYEPIVPSSIRRAAELGDDLPVAWVHRDHRYTEKLATPDTSVADLIGDVDPVKVAEGRSLGDPETIHFGLVPRSHRGIVAINELPDLAERIQVALLNVMEERDIQVRGYTLRLPLDVLLVASANPEDYTNRGRIITPLKDRFGAEIRTHYPLELAPEVELVAQEADLVAEVPRHLLEVVARFTRHLRDSSSVDQGSGVSARFTVAAAETVAAAALRRAALTGEETPYARPVDLESVPAVLRGKIEFASGEESREDEVLEHLLRRATADTARFALRGVDLDELADAVSTSPVRTGERIPAKDVVAALPPVDALTEIAAKLGASGTEDPGPMASAAELTLEYLFLTRKLAKDESDDGDTVSYG, from the coding sequence GTGCCCGTCACACCTGACCTTCCCCGTACCGTCGCCGCACTGCGTGCGTCCGGCCACGTACAGCGCCCCGTGAAGCACGAGATCCGCGACAACCTCCTGGCGGCCCTGCGCGAGGGCCGCGACCCCTGGCCCGGCATCGTCGGCTTCGACGACACCGTCGTCCCGCAGCTGGAGCGGGCCCTGATCGCCGGCCACGACCTGGTGCTGCTCGGTGAGCGTGGCCAGGGTAAGACCCGGCTGCTGCGCTCGCTGGCCGGGCTGCTCGACGAGTGGACCCCGGTCATCGAGGGCTCCGAGATCGGCGAGCACCCCTACGAGCCGATCGTGCCCTCCTCGATCCGGCGCGCCGCCGAGCTCGGCGACGACCTGCCCGTCGCGTGGGTGCACCGCGACCACCGCTACACCGAGAAGCTCGCCACGCCCGACACCTCGGTCGCCGACCTGATCGGCGACGTCGACCCGGTCAAGGTCGCCGAGGGCCGCTCGCTGGGCGACCCCGAGACGATCCACTTCGGGCTCGTCCCGCGGTCGCACCGCGGGATCGTCGCCATCAACGAGCTGCCCGACCTGGCCGAACGGATCCAGGTCGCGCTGCTCAACGTGATGGAGGAGCGCGACATCCAGGTCCGCGGCTACACGCTGCGGCTGCCGCTGGACGTGCTGCTCGTCGCGAGTGCGAACCCCGAGGACTACACCAACCGCGGGCGGATCATCACCCCGCTCAAGGACCGGTTCGGCGCCGAGATCCGCACCCACTACCCGCTGGAGCTGGCACCCGAGGTCGAGCTCGTCGCGCAGGAGGCCGACCTCGTCGCCGAGGTGCCGCGACACCTGCTCGAGGTCGTCGCCCGGTTCACCCGGCACCTGCGCGACTCCTCCTCGGTCGACCAGGGCTCGGGGGTGTCGGCCCGGTTCACCGTGGCCGCCGCCGAGACGGTCGCCGCGGCGGCGCTGCGCCGTGCCGCGCTGACCGGGGAGGAGACCCCCTACGCCCGCCCGGTCGACCTGGAATCCGTCCCCGCGGTGCTCCGCGGCAAGATCGAGTTCGCGTCGGGGGAGGAGAGTCGCGAGGACGAGGTGCTGGAGCACCTGCTGCGCCGCGCCACCGCCGACACCGCCCGGTTCGCGCTGCGCGGCGTCGATCTCGACGAGCTCGCCGACGCGGTCTCGACCAGCCCGGTCCGGACCGGCGAGCGGATCCCGGCGAAGGACGTCGTCGCCGCGCTGCCGCCGGTCGACGCGCTCACCGAGATCGCGGCGAAGCTGGGCGCCTCCGGCACCGAGGACCCGGGGCCGATGGCCTCGGCGGCGGAGCTGACGCTGGAGTACCTGTTCCTGACCCGCAAGCTGGCCAAGGACGAGAGCGACGACGGCGACACGGTGTCGTATGGCTGA
- a CDS encoding transporter substrate-binding domain-containing protein yields MRRLPIVLLLLLLVTGCAAPAAPRSPTLERVASSQVLRVCSTGDYRPLTALAADGTWSGIDVDMARDLAAEIGARAEPVRTTWATLLDDVVAGRCDIAVGGISVTPDRAARAVFTEPYLRDGKTPIVRCPDVARYGTVADIDRPGVRVVVNPGGTNERFVRETFTRATIVDHPDNSTIFDEIVAGRADLMVTDAIETRWQAARHPGVLCAVHPDAPFTDSEKAYLMPPGDPVFAARVDDWLRTARTDGTWDRLARPWLG; encoded by the coding sequence GTGCGCCGCCTGCCGATCGTCCTGCTGCTCCTGCTGCTGGTCACCGGGTGCGCCGCGCCCGCCGCGCCGCGGTCCCCGACGCTGGAGCGGGTCGCGTCGTCGCAGGTGCTTCGGGTCTGCTCGACCGGTGACTACCGGCCGCTGACCGCGCTGGCCGCGGACGGCACCTGGTCCGGGATCGACGTCGACATGGCCCGCGACCTCGCCGCCGAGATCGGCGCCCGGGCCGAGCCGGTGCGCACGACCTGGGCGACCCTGCTCGACGACGTCGTCGCCGGGCGCTGCGACATCGCCGTCGGCGGCATCTCGGTCACCCCCGACCGCGCGGCGCGGGCGGTGTTCACCGAGCCCTACCTGCGCGACGGCAAGACGCCCATCGTGCGCTGCCCCGACGTCGCCCGCTACGGCACGGTCGCCGACATCGACCGGCCCGGCGTGCGGGTCGTGGTGAACCCGGGCGGGACCAACGAGCGCTTCGTCCGGGAGACCTTCACCCGTGCGACGATCGTCGACCACCCGGACAACTCCACGATCTTCGACGAGATCGTGGCCGGCCGCGCCGACCTGATGGTCACCGACGCGATCGAGACCCGCTGGCAGGCCGCCCGGCACCCCGGAGTGCTCTGCGCGGTGCACCCCGACGCCCCGTTCACCGACTCGGAGAAGGCCTACCTGATGCCGCCCGGCGATCCGGTGTTCGCCGCCCGCGTGGACGACTGGCTGCGCACCGCCCGCACCGACGGTACCTGGGACCGCCTCGCCCGCCCCTGGCTCGGCTGA
- a CDS encoding TetR family transcriptional regulator, with product MADARPDGRRRRGADTRRALVRAAVDVVVAHGFDRLTLRQVADRAGASAAAATYHFGTVDALLEAVVVELERDAVARLGELTRRARSGELTLLDACTAYLADLLGPRRPVFLTMLELRVRVARGHGGATGPHGTEPDPEPDPETDAALIDLIQDHVGNRERARELFAGVFGLSALAVFAPAPPTEHELRARMARLLAGAGLPTDDDRDETRRQTRRPRPGTQEDRFP from the coding sequence ATGGCCGATGCCCGCCCCGACGGACGACGACGACGCGGCGCCGACACCCGTCGCGCGCTGGTGCGGGCCGCCGTCGACGTCGTCGTCGCCCACGGCTTCGACCGGCTCACGCTGCGCCAGGTCGCGGACCGTGCGGGCGCCTCCGCCGCGGCGGCGACCTATCACTTCGGCACCGTCGACGCGCTGCTGGAGGCGGTCGTCGTCGAGCTGGAGCGCGACGCCGTCGCACGGCTGGGCGAGCTCACCCGCCGGGCCCGCTCCGGCGAGCTGACCCTGCTCGACGCCTGCACCGCCTACCTGGCCGACCTGCTCGGCCCCCGCCGCCCGGTGTTCCTGACCATGCTGGAGCTGCGCGTCCGCGTCGCCCGGGGACACGGCGGCGCCACCGGCCCGCACGGCACGGAACCCGATCCGGAGCCCGACCCGGAAACCGACGCGGCCCTGATCGACCTCATCCAGGACCACGTCGGGAACCGGGAACGGGCCCGCGAGCTGTTCGCCGGGGTCTTCGGGCTGTCCGCGCTCGCCGTGTTCGCCCCCGCACCGCCGACGGAGCACGAGCTGCGGGCCCGGATGGCACGGCTGCTCGCCGGAGCCGGGCTCCCCACCGACGACGACCGCGACGAGACCCGCCGCCAGACCCGACGGCCTCGGCCCGGGACCCAGGAGGACCGGTTCCCGTGA
- a CDS encoding bile acid:sodium symporter family protein, with product MRVRPDPFLVLLLVTVGVASLVPARGAAVGVVDVAVTAAIALLFFLYGARLSAAEALGGLRYWRLHGTVLAATFVLFPLLGLSVLLLPEWLLPAPLAAGVVFLCCLPSTVQSSIAFTGVARGNVPAAIVAASVSNVLGVVLTPVLAALLLATSGGFDASSFGDIALRLLVPFLAGQAARPLIGRFVARHRTRLALVDRGSILLVVYAAFSEGVVAGIWERLTPVSLLVLLGICLVLLALVLAATAYGSRALGFDDADRIAIVFCGSKKSLASGLPIAGVLFGGPAGALVVLPLMLFHQIQLMACALIAERVGRRRAALDTEQVAGAPSRA from the coding sequence ATGCGTGTCCGTCCCGACCCCTTCCTCGTGCTGCTCCTCGTGACCGTCGGTGTCGCGTCGCTGGTCCCCGCGCGCGGCGCGGCGGTCGGGGTGGTCGACGTCGCTGTGACCGCGGCGATCGCGCTGCTGTTCTTCCTCTACGGCGCCCGTCTCTCGGCCGCCGAGGCACTGGGCGGGCTGCGGTACTGGCGGCTGCACGGCACCGTCCTGGCGGCCACGTTCGTCCTGTTCCCGCTGCTCGGGCTGTCGGTGCTGCTGCTGCCGGAGTGGCTGCTGCCCGCGCCGCTCGCCGCCGGCGTCGTGTTCCTGTGCTGCCTGCCCTCGACCGTGCAGTCCTCCATCGCCTTCACCGGCGTCGCCCGCGGCAACGTGCCCGCCGCGATCGTCGCGGCGTCGGTGTCGAACGTGCTCGGCGTGGTCCTCACCCCGGTGCTGGCCGCGCTGCTGCTGGCGACCAGCGGCGGTTTCGACGCGTCGAGCTTCGGCGACATCGCGTTGCGCCTGCTGGTGCCCTTCCTCGCCGGGCAGGCCGCACGGCCGCTGATCGGCCGGTTCGTCGCCCGGCACCGGACGCGGCTGGCGCTGGTCGACCGCGGATCGATCCTGCTGGTCGTCTACGCCGCGTTCAGCGAGGGCGTCGTGGCGGGGATCTGGGAACGGCTCACCCCGGTCTCGCTGCTCGTGCTGCTCGGGATCTGCCTGGTGCTGCTCGCCCTGGTGCTCGCCGCGACCGCGTACGGGTCCCGCGCGCTCGGGTTCGACGACGCCGACCGCATCGCGATCGTGTTCTGCGGGTCGAAGAAGTCGCTGGCCAGCGGACTGCCGATCGCCGGTGTGCTGTTCGGTGGCCCCGCCGGGGCACTGGTGGTCCTGCCACTCATGCTGTTCCACCAGATCCAGCTGATGGCCTGCGCGCTGATCGCCGAGCGGGTCGGCCGGCGTCGCGCGGCCCTCGACACCGAGCAGGTCGCCGGAGCACCATCGCGGGCGTGA
- a CDS encoding oxygenase MpaB family protein → MTATRSPGAPDRDAVAARFGPARADLALRARTTGDPLADAVVAEIRAAGRDGGRALTAQLQRGIREGLASLTDPSPAVAALLGSAESVPAGTDPAILDTGVRPMFTAPPAVHTLSLSAGALLRTYGSPSIAVLLGTTGRLVESAERRLTETGAWLLAATLPGGMRPGSPGYVSTLQVRVLHARMRVLARDRGLDEAVHGTPVNQLDLVRTWLDFTLVSMRAEATIGFGLTPAEITEVYACWQLLAHQLGIDPELVRDVTSHAAAEELDALVSAVTGPPAPESRALAGALIGAVAVLLVEPLRLPVPHGRRLLQALARRFHGAAVTTGLGLRRSPGWELAVAALGRMVALQRRWVRRSPASLEAVRVRNIAATRALLADDGPTLFEAYGA, encoded by the coding sequence GTGACCGCCACCCGATCCCCGGGCGCGCCCGACCGCGACGCCGTCGCCGCCCGCTTCGGCCCCGCACGCGCCGACCTCGCACTGCGCGCCAGGACCACCGGCGACCCGCTCGCCGACGCCGTCGTCGCCGAGATCCGCGCCGCGGGCCGCGACGGCGGCCGGGCGCTCACCGCCCAGCTGCAGCGCGGCATCCGCGAGGGACTCGCCTCGCTGACCGACCCCTCCCCCGCCGTCGCGGCCCTGCTCGGCTCCGCCGAGTCGGTGCCCGCGGGCACCGACCCCGCGATCCTCGACACCGGGGTCCGGCCGATGTTCACCGCGCCGCCCGCGGTGCACACCCTGTCGCTGTCGGCGGGGGCACTGCTGCGTACCTACGGCTCGCCGTCGATCGCGGTGCTGCTCGGCACCACCGGACGGCTGGTGGAGTCCGCCGAGCGCCGCCTCACCGAGACCGGCGCCTGGCTGCTCGCCGCCACGCTGCCCGGCGGCATGCGGCCCGGCAGCCCCGGTTACGTCAGCACCCTGCAGGTCCGCGTGCTGCACGCCCGCATGCGCGTGCTCGCCCGCGACCGCGGCCTCGACGAGGCCGTGCACGGCACCCCGGTCAACCAGCTCGACCTGGTCCGCACCTGGCTGGACTTCACGCTCGTCTCGATGCGGGCCGAGGCGACGATCGGGTTCGGGCTCACCCCCGCCGAGATCACCGAGGTCTACGCCTGCTGGCAGCTGCTGGCCCACCAGCTCGGCATCGACCCCGAGCTGGTCCGCGACGTCACCTCGCACGCCGCGGCCGAGGAGCTCGACGCCCTGGTCAGCGCCGTCACCGGACCGCCCGCCCCCGAGTCACGCGCCCTGGCCGGGGCGCTGATCGGGGCCGTCGCCGTGCTGCTCGTCGAGCCGCTGCGCCTGCCCGTGCCCCACGGCCGACGCCTGTTGCAGGCACTGGCCCGGCGCTTCCACGGCGCCGCGGTGACCACCGGGCTGGGTCTGCGGCGCAGCCCCGGGTGGGAGCTGGCCGTCGCGGCCCTGGGACGGATGGTCGCGCTGCAGCGCCGGTGGGTCCGGCGCAGCCCGGCGTCGCTGGAGGCCGTGCGGGTCCGCAACATCGCCGCGACCCGGGCGCTGCTCGCCGACGACGGCCCCACCCTGTTCGAGGCCTACGGCGCCTGA